One Prevotella intermedia ATCC 25611 = DSM 20706 DNA window includes the following coding sequences:
- a CDS encoding porin, translating to MKKFFIVAAMALTISNASAQTAKWVNNVKLSGFGIAQYQFTDQENAKANSFNLRLGRVILDGKFFDDWAWKAQIQINGNTSTLGSSPRVLDLFTEWQKYTFFRVKIGQFKNPFTFENPISPTKQGFMGYSQVINKLSGFADRAGGHASNGRDIGVQIQGDFLKNSAGRNLLHYQVGVFNGQGINMKDVDEQKNIIGGVWVMPIEGMRIGWFGWTGSYARKGTWVDENGITQNGVRKLQQRRYAISAEYVANDWTFRSEYIHSTGEAFAKSLVNTNDAAAKDCTLSSNGNKAQGVYALVIAPIVKKKLYAKARYDMYQPSKGAEKQRTLCEVGLNYEFNQNVQLSSEYAHVHDRSLAKPDYSLVDVQLIFKF from the coding sequence ATGAAAAAGTTTTTCATAGTGGCAGCTATGGCATTAACAATTTCTAATGCATCTGCACAAACGGCGAAGTGGGTAAACAATGTTAAGCTATCGGGGTTTGGCATTGCACAGTATCAATTCACAGATCAAGAAAACGCAAAGGCAAATTCGTTTAATTTACGTTTAGGTCGTGTTATACTCGATGGTAAATTCTTTGACGATTGGGCTTGGAAAGCACAAATTCAAATCAATGGAAACACATCTACTTTAGGTTCATCACCACGTGTTCTTGATTTGTTCACAGAATGGCAAAAATACACTTTTTTTCGTGTGAAAATCGGTCAATTCAAAAATCCATTTACTTTTGAAAATCCAATATCTCCTACCAAACAAGGTTTTATGGGTTATTCACAAGTAATTAATAAATTATCGGGGTTTGCTGACCGAGCAGGAGGGCACGCCTCTAACGGACGCGATATAGGTGTACAGATTCAAGGCGATTTCTTGAAAAACTCTGCTGGCAGAAACTTGCTGCACTATCAGGTTGGTGTGTTTAACGGACAAGGCATCAATATGAAAGATGTAGACGAACAGAAAAATATCATCGGCGGTGTTTGGGTTATGCCAATAGAAGGTATGCGTATTGGTTGGTTCGGCTGGACAGGTTCGTATGCTCGTAAAGGTACATGGGTTGACGAAAACGGCATAACACAAAATGGCGTTCGTAAATTGCAACAACGTCGCTATGCCATTTCTGCAGAATACGTGGCAAACGATTGGACTTTCCGTTCAGAGTATATACACAGCACAGGTGAAGCATTTGCAAAATCGCTTGTAAACACAAACGATGCCGCTGCAAAAGATTGTACTCTCAGTAGCAATGGTAACAAGGCGCAAGGTGTTTATGCTCTTGTTATAGCACCTATCGTAAAGAAAAAGCTTTATGCTAAAGCACGTTACGATATGTACCAACCTTCAAAGGGAGCAGAGAAACAACGCACTTTGTGTGAAGTTGGTTTGAACTACGAATTTAATCAGAATGTGCAACTTTCAAGCGAATACGCTCACGTTCACGACCGTAGTTTGGCTAAACCAGACTATTCTTTGGTAGACGTACAGTTGATATTTAAGTTTTAA
- a CDS encoding ATP-binding protein, with protein MDAFFRTHAYLVEHNHAPVRRMLMDEIDWNDRMIGIKGTRGVGKTTFLLQYAKERFGANDRQCLYINMNNFYFQERGIADFAGDFYRGGGKVLLIDQVFKQPNWSGELRKCYDNYPELKIVFTGSSVMRLKEENPELNGIVKSYNLRGFSFREFLNYMSGHNFPTYSLDDIIKNHEQIAMQILPKVSPLKYFQDYIHHGYYPFFLENRNYSENLLKTMNMMTEVDILLIKQIELKYLTKIKTLFYLLALEGPKSPNISNLAKEINTSRATVMNYIKYLSDSRLINIIYPVGQEFPKKPAKVIMNNSNLIYAIYPIHVEQQDVMETFFVNALLSGHLVNEGSKQGNYIIDENKRFRICDAENTKMRLNNETIYARYNTEVGKDNKIPLWLFGFLY; from the coding sequence ATGGACGCATTTTTCCGTACTCACGCCTACTTAGTGGAGCATAACCATGCACCAGTGCGCCGTATGCTTATGGACGAAATAGATTGGAACGACCGAATGATAGGCATTAAAGGTACACGTGGTGTAGGAAAAACGACCTTCCTTCTTCAATATGCGAAAGAAAGATTTGGTGCTAACGACCGCCAGTGTCTTTATATAAATATGAACAACTTTTATTTTCAGGAAAGAGGAATTGCCGACTTTGCTGGAGATTTTTATAGAGGTGGCGGAAAGGTTCTACTCATCGACCAAGTTTTCAAGCAACCCAACTGGAGCGGCGAGTTGCGTAAATGCTACGACAACTATCCTGAATTAAAGATTGTCTTTACAGGGTCGAGCGTCATGCGCCTTAAAGAAGAAAACCCAGAGCTAAATGGTATTGTCAAGAGTTACAATCTACGGGGATTCTCGTTTAGGGAGTTCTTGAATTATATGTCAGGACATAATTTCCCTACCTACTCGCTTGACGATATTATAAAGAACCACGAACAAATCGCAATGCAAATTTTGCCAAAGGTCAGTCCGCTAAAATATTTTCAAGATTATATTCATCATGGTTATTATCCTTTCTTTTTGGAAAACAGAAATTATTCCGAAAACTTGCTGAAGACAATGAACATGATGACCGAGGTAGATATTTTGCTTATTAAACAAATAGAGTTGAAGTATCTTACAAAAATTAAGACACTTTTCTATCTGCTTGCTTTAGAAGGTCCAAAGTCACCTAATATAAGCAATTTGGCAAAAGAGATAAACACAAGTCGTGCAACTGTTATGAACTATATTAAGTATCTGTCAGATTCACGCTTGATAAACATTATCTATCCTGTTGGACAAGAATTTCCTAAAAAGCCAGCAAAGGTGATAATGAACAATTCCAACCTTATTTACGCAATATATCCAATACACGTAGAACAGCAAGATGTAATGGAAACATTCTTTGTCAACGCTCTGCTGTCTGGACATTTGGTGAACGAAGGAAGCAAACAAGGAAATTATATAATAGACGAAAATAAGAGATTCAGGATTTGCGATGCGGAGAATACGAAGATGCGTTTAAACAACGAAACCATTTACGCTCGCTATAATACAGAAGTTGGGAAAGATAATAAAATCCCACTTTGGCTATTTGGATTTCTATATTGA